The genomic window TGATAAAAGAACCAATTTTACACATAATTGTTGGAATATTAACCAATTCCTTTGACACAGCTACGCTCCTGTTATACCTGCGTCTCAGGTAAGAACCTGCTCCAGTGTTACTTTGCTTTTTTTGGCGTTGTGcttactgttttgttgttgttttgcctCTGCATGCTCATTGTTGACATACAGCCGCTATAAGAAGCTGCTGGTGGTTTGGTTACTAAACTGTTATTTCTCGGTGGAGTATTCAAACTAATTAATTCGTTTTTGTTAAATTTTCCCTGCGTGGTTTGATATCGTGTCTGGGTGAGAACTTAAACTCCTTTTTGACATAGCGCAAGAGGCGAGGTTAGCAGGCTGGCTAGGTCAGTGGTGGAGTTAGCATTGTCTTGAACGTGGCTCTTTTTTAACCTGGCTATATTACCTTGATAATTTTATGCTGCAAAAGTAACCTGGtcggaagcagaggaggagactgACACTAAAATAAAGAGTCTGATGCGTAAGGATCAGTTACCAAATATAATCGATTAGCATTGATCACATCATATTCAGTCCTTAAAATCAGTCCAAAATCTGCATAGATTATCGATTTTCACAGTTCAAGCAAAAGGCCTGATATTGTCTGGTAAGACCTTTTTTTCTTAGACCAGGATCTCCTCTCTTTTCCTGGATCTATTGGATCTTCTTTATGTCATGTGATTCATTGTACCTCCAGATTTGTAATAAGAGGGATGTTTGTTTCTCTAATCATTAATGTAATTAATCAATGTTTAAATTTCAAGAGGGATATAAAATATTGAGTGGTAGGCTAGAGGCTGGAAGTAAAGAGGCTCTGGCATTACctaatgttgtttttaatcagTCAGGAGAATCATTTATACTCATTTTTCCAAGGTCTAAAGCTAAATAAAGAAgttcaaggacacacacacagtcacacacacacacacagtcacacactcaggTTAAGGATGAACCGGATGTGACATAAATCAGATGAGGGCACGGTGCTGGTGTTTTTGTGACAGGAAAACATTGGGCCGAGAACTACTGACCTTCTTGATGAATTTTATGTCGGAGTAGCTCTTTGAGGTGAAATTGTATCCTTCTGTCAGCAGGGTGATGATGTACGTGCCGGAGAAGCAATACTCAGCCAAAtagcttaattttacatttggATGCTGCTTCACTATCTGTTCAAATGCAGTGATACCATCAGTGTACATTATAGGCAAGCTGGAGGACATAGATAAAACATGCAAGTGGATGAAAATGGCAGaacatttgtatttgtgtgtgtgtgtgtgtgtgtgtgtagaaatgtGCCTGACCTCTTTCCACGGAGTCGCGCAGTAACTTGTTAGCTTTTCCTTTACAGTTTCCAGAGGGATGGATGTGTCAGTCAGGTTGAGGAAGTTCATAACAAAGTAGTAAGCAGAGAAAGCCTAAGataagacagagaggaagttaAATGATATATTTAGCAAATGAAGTAATTTTAATTCTCACAATGCATAAGGCTGGCCTCACTGACTCAGATTTATTAGTGTTTGCTTAACAggtggctgtgaggccaggatATTAAGGAGTCATGAGGTGTGGGTGGTATGAAGTCGCTCCAGTATGCATGCTGTTCACAAATCCTGAAATCCTACTATTGCAGTTGCTCATCTTTCTATTAAAGGAGGTTATGTTTATGATGTAGTGCAATGCACAGAATATGCCACCAGAGGTCAGTAACTAACTAAGCTGAGGAAgattgtgttggtggtggttacagtttggttattttttatttagtcCTAATGAGATTATTACCTAGATACAAAGATCCAGAAATTAAAGGGTTACTATAAGTAAAAAGTGCTTAGCTGATGGATAACATCTCCACCCTCTTGGACTGCATCCTGTGATGGAAGTTCATACTTGGGTCTCTCTAATCCAACTAGACTCTGCATTGGGGAGAAACGCTCATGTGCACCTGTGCCAGCTTACTGCTGAGTAGAACAAGGATGCCATAAAGTCCGTCTATGATGAGACAGATGACTATCATTGCTGGATGCAGTTCAAGCGGATGGAGTTGTAGTGCATCAGCAGGATATCCGACTCTCTAAAGCAGTGACCTGCTTGGCCAGCCTGCAGTTAAGCCAAGCATGCAACAAGAAGGAGCTAGCTGGTTAACAACATCTTGAATGTATCTGTCAGTTATTTAGATGGGAAGTATTCCTTTTCAATACATGCATGTCTTGTACTACATTACCCCAAATGGCCCCTGCAAATGTGGCTGGAAGACCCCATTGAAAGAGCACTGGCTGTATTTGCAGGTAGTAAAATTGAAGACACTCTTGACAACTTCCTGGCATTGTTGGAAATTTCCTTGCCCGTTGTGAATAAACGTCACAGGATCTTCCAGGGGcttcctgtctgacacacatGGGCTGTCATAAAGGACTGAGTAGTTCTTTGTCTCGGTGTAGCCTGGGTGGAAACAGGGATCTAATATTGTTGTTGGACCTGACTAGGAGAGAGAGTAAGATAAGAGAGGAAGCTGATTAAAGTGTAGTTGCACAGTTCCAGCAGAAGCTTGGGTCAGAAGTTTACCTGAGTTTGGTGTGCCAGCGCCAGTCGCAGTACTTGGTCTTTGCCATAACACAGGAAGCTGTGAGTATACAGGTTGTAATCATTTCCATAGAGTCGGAAGGTGACTGAGTTGCTGGGTGACTCTGAACCATCATAATTGTCAGATACAAAGCTAATTTGAGTGGAGGCCCCGCCTAGGTCAAGAGCGCCTATGGTTTCTAAGCCCTGCAGTGAGACAAAAAGGTGTCATTAATTGGCACACACAGCTCTTTTAGAAGTGTGCATGGACCTGTGTGTAGTTTTAACTGGCCTGTTTTAGGCGATCGTCCAGGTAGTTGACTGTGACCCAGCCGAAGGCGCCCTCCTCCTGCCCGCTGAGTATCCGTGCTCCCTGATAGGAAAAAGGGAACTTTTGCAAGGCTGCTCCCACAGCCTGAAACACCTTTTCAGATGCCTTGCTGTTCTCCATGCTGCGTGCAAAAATGTGTTACTGTCAGCCACATCCATAATTCACATCAATACAGCAGcccataaataataaatactgaATCATATATAATGGATTTGACAGTAACATATTCGCTGTTCTCACAGCACAAAGGCAGGAATCATAAAAAGATTTGTTGTTAGAAATGTGTGCACTGTACTTCAGCAATCTCATTCCTGCAGTGGCTCCTAGATAGAGTGGGGTCTGATGGTGTCTCTTCCTGGGCACCTTCTGCTCAGCCTCCTGCATGCACAGCTTCAGAGACTCGCCAGCCTTCAATGGCTCTGACGCATAGCTGGAGATACCTTTTCCTGTGGAGGGTGAAGTCACTGTGCATTAATTTAGCGACCATAAAACATAACGATCTGACTAACAGGTTTCTTTTTAGAGGCTTCTCATGAATTGGATGTCATCTACACAAATAATTTTTGTTGCTGGGTTTGCAGTGAAACTCATCACCCTGCTAAcccaaaaaaaatgaagcagttCCACTTGAGTTTTGTGAAAAGTAAAAGAatgaacatgaacacaaaccaTCATCTTTTCTAAATCTTACCAATGATTACCAAAATGTGTCAACAAAAAGCAggtaaaaatgattaaaaaaaaagagttggaCAAGCAGTCCTACAGCACATtttttggagagcagtggttcTCCTTAGTGAAAGTCTTTGGTTTAATTTTAAATTGTTTGAATTGTAAAAACTTGATTGCAGGGACAAAAACTccacatgtttcatgttttttttaacagttaaGCATACCACACAGCTTTttaatattaattattataaaacatgtgTTTTGATTTATATAATACATTTTCAGTTGTTGCAAAATTAACATGTTGGAAGGGAATGATTGTGAGCTCTCAAATATTTGCATTACTGTAGAGACCTGTAGAGAATCGGTTAGTTGAGGGAGGAAGTGGCACAGATGGTGAAGTAAGTTGGCTTTTTTGAACAAAGTACCCTCATATTTTTGATTGCTTTTTCTCATCTATTAATGTACATAGCAGAAAGCCACTCACAAACACAGTGGTAGCTTTGATAAGAAACTAAACAAATTGCATATAGCCTATCCTAATGAAACAGAATATGTGGGCAAGCAGGTAGGATAGGActctatttacatttttagttCAGATAAATAATTATCTTACCTTCCCACAACGACGACAGGTTTTTGCATGCTATCCAGTTGCTGGATACTTAGCATCTtcccaataaaaaaaataatgttggcGTAGCAACATGTGACAGATGGCGCAGtaagatatttaaaaaacagatgCTGCTCTTTGGCCTCATTGCAATGTAGCTTAATTTTACTGtctatgcatgtgtggatgCAGCagaaattttgtattttttttttgggggggggggggtatttgtTGTCAAGGCAGCCACCCTAACTATAAAGCGCTGCGGGAAACCCTGAGAGCATGTGTCTGTGGCTCTTTGTGTAGAAAATACCTTTGACTTTGCAGGAATGTGTCTGTTGAACTCTTCCAGTGTTGTTATCCTTTTCTGCTGGCCAAGCATAGATATATAGAGCTGTGTGGGAAGAGCCAGCATCCAGCACGATCCCATACTGAAGCGGAGACAGGAAGAGCACTTCCAGTTAAGCACTCTGTCTTTAACTCTGGATGAgtgacatttttaaacatttaaagtacaATACATGCAACTGTGTAAACAAGGCGACAGTTATTTAGTAAAGGCAGTGTAATCattaa from Parambassis ranga chromosome 19, fParRan2.1, whole genome shotgun sequence includes these protein-coding regions:
- the entpd1 gene encoding ectonucleoside triphosphate diphosphohydrolase 1 isoform X1, whose translation is MSAQREMKEKNPWHTPVTIIITVIGVIAIVALVTVAVLQNRPVPQKYKYGIVLDAGSSHTALYIYAWPAEKDNNTGRVQQTHSCKVKGKGISSYASEPLKAGESLKLCMQEAEQKVPRKRHHQTPLYLGATAGMRLLNMENSKASEKVFQAVGAALQKFPFSYQGARILSGQEEGAFGWVTVNYLDDRLKQGLETIGALDLGGASTQISFVSDNYDGSESPSNSVTFRLYGNDYNLYTHSFLCYGKDQVLRLALAHQTQSGPTTILDPCFHPGYTETKNYSVLYDSPCVSDRKPLEDPVTFIHNGQGNFQQCQEVVKSVFNFTTCKYSQCSFNGVFQPHLQGPFGAFSAYYFVMNFLNLTDTSIPLETVKEKLTSYCATPWKEIVKQHPNVKLSYLAEYCFSGTYIITLLTEGYNFTSKSYSDIKFIKKIKGSDAGWTLGYMLNLTNMIPAEAPDTPPLPHAGYVSIVTVMALLLFILFIVSLRPLWPSCSKQPQIV
- the entpd1 gene encoding ectonucleoside triphosphate diphosphohydrolase 1 isoform X2, with protein sequence MKEKNPWHTPVTIIITVIGVIAIVALVTVAVLQNRPVPQKYKYGIVLDAGSSHTALYIYAWPAEKDNNTGRVQQTHSCKVKGKGISSYASEPLKAGESLKLCMQEAEQKVPRKRHHQTPLYLGATAGMRLLNMENSKASEKVFQAVGAALQKFPFSYQGARILSGQEEGAFGWVTVNYLDDRLKQGLETIGALDLGGASTQISFVSDNYDGSESPSNSVTFRLYGNDYNLYTHSFLCYGKDQVLRLALAHQTQSGPTTILDPCFHPGYTETKNYSVLYDSPCVSDRKPLEDPVTFIHNGQGNFQQCQEVVKSVFNFTTCKYSQCSFNGVFQPHLQGPFGAFSAYYFVMNFLNLTDTSIPLETVKEKLTSYCATPWKEIVKQHPNVKLSYLAEYCFSGTYIITLLTEGYNFTSKSYSDIKFIKKIKGSDAGWTLGYMLNLTNMIPAEAPDTPPLPHAGYVSIVTVMALLLFILFIVSLRPLWPSCSKQPQIV
- the entpd1 gene encoding ectonucleoside triphosphate diphosphohydrolase 1 isoform X3; this translates as MQEAEQKVPRKRHHQTPLYLGATAGMRLLNMENSKASEKVFQAVGAALQKFPFSYQGARILSGQEEGAFGWVTVNYLDDRLKQGLETIGALDLGGASTQISFVSDNYDGSESPSNSVTFRLYGNDYNLYTHSFLCYGKDQVLRLALAHQTQSGPTTILDPCFHPGYTETKNYSVLYDSPCVSDRKPLEDPVTFIHNGQGNFQQCQEVVKSVFNFTTCKYSQCSFNGVFQPHLQGPFGAFSAYYFVMNFLNLTDTSIPLETVKEKLTSYCATPWKEIVKQHPNVKLSYLAEYCFSGTYIITLLTEGYNFTSKSYSDIKFIKKIKGSDAGWTLGYMLNLTNMIPAEAPDTPPLPHAGYVSIVTVMALLLFILFIVSLRPLWPSCSKQPQIV